From a single Streptomyces rubradiris genomic region:
- a CDS encoding helix-turn-helix transcriptional regulator — MVAVPGSHTGWTFITNHARVLAAIADNPNIRIRDIAAHCRLTERAVQRIISDLEQDGYLSHTREGRTNTYRVEPDKVLRHPAEAGLTVAALLSLLVRDETDRIGEPGSRSGPPAATGGTSQ, encoded by the coding sequence ATGGTTGCAGTGCCTGGATCTCACACCGGTTGGACGTTCATCACCAACCATGCGCGAGTACTGGCGGCGATCGCCGACAACCCGAACATCCGGATCCGCGACATCGCCGCCCACTGCCGGCTCACCGAGCGTGCCGTCCAGCGGATCATCTCCGACCTCGAGCAGGACGGTTACCTCTCCCACACCCGCGAAGGACGCACCAACACCTACCGCGTCGAACCGGACAAGGTCCTGCGCCATCCCGCGGAAGCCGGCCTGACCGTGGCCGCACTGCTCTCCCTGCTCGTCCGGGACGAGACCGACCGCATCGGGGAACCCGGCAGCCGGTCCGGCCCGCCGGCCGCCACCGGCGGCACGAGCCAGTAG
- a CDS encoding ATP-binding protein: protein MADDSSMRAVGWARSLPISAGVKEARDWTRAHVSALGWERTAPALVDSVVLAVSELVTNAHVHAHSNAQLILTWDERCLHVTVHDASPRLPEQRHADHRALGGRGLLLVDALADDWQVRRCPRGKDVTACFQPPAAAAGTQGE, encoded by the coding sequence ATGGCGGACGACTCATCCATGAGGGCTGTCGGGTGGGCACGCTCGTTGCCGATCAGCGCGGGAGTGAAGGAGGCCAGGGACTGGACGCGTGCGCATGTGTCCGCGCTCGGCTGGGAGCGGACGGCACCGGCTCTGGTGGACTCGGTCGTGCTGGCCGTCTCGGAGCTGGTCACCAACGCCCATGTGCACGCCCACAGCAACGCTCAGCTCATCCTCACCTGGGACGAGCGATGTCTGCATGTGACGGTGCATGACGCCTCACCGCGGCTGCCCGAACAACGCCACGCGGACCACCGCGCCCTCGGGGGGCGCGGGCTGCTCCTGGTCGACGCCCTCGCCGACGACTGGCAGGTCCGCCGTTGCCCCCGCGGCAAGGACGTCACCGCTTGCTTTCAACCGCCCGCGGCGGCGGCGGGAACACAAGGGGAGTGA
- a CDS encoding ATP-binding protein: MVRTFAGEDSVAAHSGDAVLSAAVALDGQGPSIARARHAAAAFLTRMRSEHGVAVSRRAVEVTQLVVSELVTNAQKYAFGPIVMDLRIAGHLVEVQVWDSDPVLPVARAADVGRVGQHGLEIVMALCQSLEITREPVGKRITARLALTDDPSGGPGGW, encoded by the coding sequence ATGGTACGGACCTTCGCCGGTGAGGACAGCGTGGCGGCCCACTCGGGCGACGCTGTCCTGAGTGCTGCGGTGGCTCTGGACGGGCAGGGACCGTCCATCGCGAGAGCCCGCCACGCGGCTGCCGCGTTCCTGACCCGGATGCGCTCCGAGCACGGTGTCGCGGTCTCCCGGCGGGCTGTGGAGGTGACGCAACTCGTGGTGAGCGAACTGGTCACCAACGCGCAGAAGTACGCCTTTGGCCCGATCGTGATGGATCTGCGGATCGCGGGCCACCTGGTGGAGGTCCAGGTGTGGGACTCCGACCCCGTGCTGCCGGTGGCTCGTGCCGCCGACGTGGGCCGGGTGGGTCAGCACGGCCTGGAGATCGTCATGGCCCTCTGCCAGAGCCTTGAGATCACGCGGGAGCCGGTCGGCAAGCGCATCACCGCCCGGCTGGCCCTGACGGACGATCCGAGTGGTGGGCCAGGAGGCTGGTGA